Part of the Onthophagus taurus isolate NC chromosome 11, IU_Otau_3.0, whole genome shotgun sequence genome is shown below.
ATCGAGTTGACCCATCTCTAAACCAAACAATCCTTCCTCTCCTTGCCTATTtcgttgtaataaatttttttgattacatattgtttaagatttttatagCTTTATAGAATGTTAAGATAGAATACAAAAAGTTCTAAAACTAATAATGTTAAGAGACAAATTTATACAAAGTTGCTCTCCGTCCGatacaaatgtcaaaaaatatttcataattttatataagatCTTTATAGgataagaatgtttttttataagaccaaaattgacaatataatgtttaaattaaaaacaaggtGTTTATATTAATCTTCATTTAATTTcgtcagaaaattttttatcaaaataattgtttattatttaaataaatttattgcaatTATAAAGTCATTTACACTTAacattgattaattaattaattacgacactaaaaagataaaaatgttttttgataaaaaaaatttcgtttttattcctcatcattatttttgtttgaattaatttgattgaatTCAAATCGTGTGTTATTTACGTACGCGATGGTTACGTCGAGTTGGGATTGTGGAGGTGGTGGTGATGGTGGTGGACCCCGAGGTGTCTCGCAGAGTCTACAAAAATAAGATCAACTGGATAACTTACGAATTAGCCtgtatttttcatcaaaaaactttcattCGATTGCGatacaaaatttacaaactaaaatctttcctttttcctttttttactATGTACAAATTCTTTCTTTAacctttttatcttttaaaatctttaatttacacttaacaaaaaaaaattaaaaaaaaaaaagacttAAACTTTACTTAACCATCATTCAACATACTCTGGATGTGCTCTTCTAATAAATTCGCCAAATGTCTCCTTTTAAACCTTAACGATTCTTGTATCACTAATTTTACAATCGCCACTTGTACTTGAGTGTCACcttttaacgtttttatattttcgaaaagttctttaaaatttCGCCCGGGTCTTCTCACCAacatatttaatgtttttcttattTGAAGATTTTGCTCATCGATTTCTTGCTTTGTATCAAAAGATATCTGaaaacataaatttcaaataacgtttagattttttttgttgtaacttACATTTTGTGGTTTTACTTCTTCtgttctttcttttataacggaattatttatattattggCCTCTTTAAGTATTTGTGAGATATCCGAATCGTAATTCATTGAATATGTGTTATCGTTTTGGTGATTATTTTCCACCGAGGAATAAGTATGTTGATTTAACGATGGTCTTATGGGTGTAAACGGCTCAGAAGAATTGTAAAATGGTACGTCTAACGTCGGGGAAGGTGACCGAGGTCTTTCTAAGATCACGTTTGAATCGAGCCCATTAACAGCCACTACTGTTGATAGGTTTGGTTTTTCTTCtatgttaattatttctttatcaattgcatttaacctaaaaattttatttaattttattaatattaattaatattttttttaatagaatttaCCAAGGCACTGGAGAAGGCGCAAAAGGAATCAAAGGGCTTTGAGGTGGTGTTAAACTATCAGTTGCACTCGGACGTCTCACCACTAAATCTCTTGGTAAAGGACCTGGTTTTCTTTTACTTGGTCGATTATTTGCGGTTAGATCAGTGTTAGGTCGcttatttgatttatttgtaCCGGGAGCACCCACTAAATCTATGTCGGCTTCATCaaccttaaaaaatattccaatcaaattattacaaaaaaaaataattgaaaagtaCCATCATTcgtttatcaattttaaatggatTCCCAAACATATGCTGCCTAACTGGGGCTGATTCAATTTCGCGTAATTGAGGAGTTTGCTTTTTAAGATACTCTTGATAATTTCCCATTTGCGAAATCGGAAGTGAATGGGCACTATCCTGGTCTAAAGCTACGTAGTCGGATTGAAGGAAATTGTTTCGCATTCTTGCAACCTGTTGCATCAATCGATTTCGAGGAATATCAAAAGCGTTCCGAAAACTAACGGTGTGACGCTCTTTATCTAGAGCCCCAACAAATAAATTGCCTTGTTCCATGAGCTGTTCTTTTAAATTCGAGAATTTATCGACTAAAAGCGGGTGACTGATAAGAtctttttttagtgttacttTTGGAAGGATTCGAAACTGTTCTGGCGTATTAAAAATCGCCTTTGATGGcatctaaaaaatattagggataaatttttaaagttaaaatttgatgTGTTCATTTACAGAGCTTTGTCTTTGTATAATTTCATTACACAATCTATCGTATTCATTTTTTGCTTGATTTTTCATCTTCTTTAAGTAGTTCATTACGGAATAACTAAGGCAGTTATCGGCATTTTCTGGTACTAATGATGAAGCTAAAGCAACCGGAGCTcctaaattataaaaataaattaattaaactttgtcacattataacaaaaaatcattcaTACCCATTCTAGTTAAAGCTCTTCGTAATGGTGTGGCATAATACACAGGCAAAGTTCTTAAATagttttgaaattgattcctcCAATCGTTTGTTGGTTTACATCTGTGGACCTAAAACATATTGATCCCAAAAACAATCGTTTCTtcgattttaatgaattaaaacattttttttctaacctTAAATAATTCATCTAGTAAGGGCAGTAGAACAGGATAATTATAAGGCATCACAAAGAGATTAACACAGTTTAAGTTCGTGCTTGCTTTTAAATATCCAAATGGATGACCAACGTCCGAGTTTTTATAACTGTTTGCAACAAAAacctatttaaaaacaaataaaaatatttattataaaaaaaaccttttcaaGATGCAGTTAACATttaagaactaacactagaactagaaacattcaggtttagctgtacgtctcttaagacagcaCCGACAATGACGAAATTATAATTGATTACAGTCATGAGGGTATCGTATTATTCAGTTTGTGACTGTTTTCACAGCTATTAGCAATTTAGTCATATgtaaaaatggtaaaaaaagACATAACATCCAATGAAGCAAGTCTACGGCGTTTAGGATTCAAAATTACTGTAATGTGTGAGTGCAGTGTTTCATATGTAAATTCTGGACCAATGATTAACAATGcttatgaaataaattgaCGAATAGTGTTTGTAATGCGACTTATAGGAGTTGATTTAAATGGACTCAATCTATTTTGCGGCTTGATGGATCTTCTTAGAAAATTCAATAAGAATACCTTCGCTGGATGCTTCGAAAACGTTACCAAATCAGCTGAAACAATTTATTAGCAGAGTGTAAAAATCGTCGTGGACGAAGAGAAGGCTAAGATGTTAGAAAAAGAAGTTTCAgatgcaaatttgacagtttctggAGATGGAACATGGAAAAAACGCGGTCATACTTCTCGTTTCGGAGTTACAACTCTTGCAGATCAACAATTGCAAAATCAACTTACTGTAAATGTTGTGAAATATgggaaaagaaaaaacttacATATTCTGAAGAATATGAACAATGACTCGAAGAGGAAGACGATTGTGACGCAAATCATGAAGGATCCGCTGCGAAAATGGAGGTTGTTAGTGTGAAGGAAATGTTTAGTCGTTCGATTGAGGAATATGGTGTAAAGTTAAACCGTCATATTGGTGATGGTGATAGTGCTACATACAAAGGAATAATAAGTCTAAATCCATATGACGTCTGTTGGTTCAATGGATACAAGCCATGAGACGCAAAGTTCTCCATACTTTCACATGAGGAACACCAAGACGAGGAGAAAGTCTTCTTGTAGTGGTAGATGGACTGCGTTCTATCGATTGAAGACTTTGTTCAACTTTATTCTGAGTTTGCACACCTGCACGTTGAGAATGAATACTTGTACTTGGAACAGAACAGTTTTCATGCAATCTGGAATTTCGGTTAGGAAACCGTGTCCTATAGTCTTGACGAGCAGCACGTGTATTTCCATTGCAGAAACCGTAACAAAACACCATATCAGCATATTCTGCATGAGTCAATATGTGGCATTATCAACAACTTAGTCGACACGTAAcccaaataatattaaatgttaaacattgacaAATGACTGTTTCACAACAGCTGTGCGTgatataaatttatgaattaactGGCTGAATCTCAGTTTCCTTTGAGAATTGAGCACATGTTTATAGGAACTTTTCTGcttaaaatgaacaaatcCATAACATATTAACCTATGTACTATACCtcatgaaacaccctgtattataAGATAGTCATGCATAAGCATGTTTTATTGTACCATGATCTAGGATATTTTTGATTGGGTGAAAACTGTCGATTTGACATCAAAAAAACGGCGATTTTTTTAgagtaaaataagtttttctcTAATATTGCCTTAATATTCTCTAAAATCCTAGGTCATGGTACGGAGAATATCTTCTATTTTAACAtcgatatttgtttttttcattttaggTACTGAATCAACTGTTATCGATGCAGCAGTGAAAGAACTTTTTTTATGAGTGTTTCATAGCGCATAAGTCgctaaaatgttaatatttttatacagggtgcccattatgtatggaatatagtatatatttCGGTAAATGTCGGCTTtataaaaacacattttatacaaaagttgtttaatattttatttgccataataagacagcattcaatcgtttttaattcagaaaacaaatgagtaacgaataaaacttgaatttttttaaatagcaataTACCCTTTCGTTAgactcatttgatagagattacttttctctttacgatgacgaTGACTCTtacatcacaaaatttttgaaaaaaatgtaaaaattgtttattaataaaaattaatcaatgacattaatctagatatccgagatcgtcaagtacctcgaattattaccgtaaattaaatttacatacaaaataaaacaaataaacgaaaaattagcgTACATTtccaataattcgaggtacttgacgatctcggatatctagattaatgttattagttaaattttcttaataaacaatttttacatttttttcaaaatttttctgatataaaggtactaaaattttacgtcatcgcaaaaagaaaaaaatctctatcaaatgagcctaacgaaagggtacattgccatttaaaaaacttcaagtgttattcgttgctcatttgttttctgaaataaaaacaattgaatgctgtcttattatggcaaataaaatattaaacaacttttgtataaaacgtttttttataaagttgatacctaccaagatatatacgatattccatacataatggcaCCCTGTATAGTTCGATAATAGACAAATACATTCTAAAGCGCCCTTCACACGATCAATATATACTGTCAATATCTGAGTATTGACAACATTATTGAACGTGTGAGTAGAAAGATTGACATATTgtcaatattgaaaatattgatgGAATGATTtgacgaaaacgaaaatatttgatatattgACAATACATATTAACAGTCTGAGGGAGATATTTATAATCCTGCGTCAGTACGATTATATTACGGATTATATCGCGTAATAATGAATTCAGACAGATATACtttatactttatttatttttttatatctttgaCTGCCAACGCAAAACTAAGTCAATAAATATTGCTAGTCCGAGGCAATTACAATTTGTCATTATTTATTGACCATATtgacaatattttattgacaATATATATTGATCATGTGAAGGGCGCCTTAAAGTTTCAAAACATTCGATGAAAtagtacttaaaaaaaaatcctaaacaTCACCTAAATTCTTTAGTAATCATACTGATATAGCTCCTTAATTGTTATTCACtgctagattattgtatatttttattaaattaaaagttaaactaacactaaacctagaactaacatcattttaaggttaacatgaataaatgttattttgacacaaggtttatagaacataaggttacctcattCCCTATGTCTTTGTAGTAgcgattattaccccgcaaattgacgtcactggttcgatacagtcagaataaaagatagcctatacgtgcctatactgtggtacagtctatataaaatatttaaaccttgcatcgtgttgtgttgttcatagaaccagctatgtcactgacccaccttgcctctcagaggaggagaatcggtgttgggtaaccttatgttctatagaccttgattttgacatataaatgtcaattttgaggttaaaaattaatttttagcacCATTTTTCTTCAATACCCGgttattttgtacaatttcaatatttcCCTAGTCAATTGACTGTTATCACTGTAGCAGTGGATGAACTTTTTTTATGAGTGTTTTGGGACATAGCGCATAAGTCGCTAAAATGTTACTATTTTTCTATGAAAAAGTTATTGTATATAGTTCGATAATAGACAAATACATTCTTAAAGTTTCAAAACATTCAatgaaatacttaaaaaaaaatcccaaacatcacctaaattctttaacaattattgtatatttttattaaactaaaagttaaacactaaacttagaactaacataattttaaggttaacaaaaatgtcattttgacatataaatgtcaattttgaggttagaaattattttttagccAAATTTTCCAccaaattatatatattaattattaatttaaaaaaatctcacCTGCCAACAAATTGTAGGTTGTTTCCTTGCTAATATAAATTGTGTTAAAGGTGATGGTTCCAATTCGTATTTAtcaaaaggtaaattttcaataaccaTGGGATCTGAACTAGTGCATGTAAATTTAACATTAGGATGTGCCGTACGAGGTGGTAACATCGAACCGGTCGAGTCAGGCCAAAAAGATTCCGGAAGCGGCCAAAAACCCACTGGATATCCTTTTTGTGTGCTTCTTGgaacataaatcatttttctacATGTATACCATGATGTGTTTTGTATAGCGCGTTCGTTTACGTTTGGTAATTCTTGTGCGAAATCGTCTTTGACGAATTCGTCCTTGATTTCATCACCTTTTTCGTTAACCGTTAATGGAGGATCTGGACcgattttttcaaagtttatTACAACACCATTCTGTACTTTTTGTACCAAGCTATCTATGCATTGATTTAACATTCTATGAGATGTTATGCAATAAGATCTACCCCCTGTTACTTCACACATTGCATCTATTGGGCTACTATCGCTTGGAACTAAACCGGTGTCTCTTTCTATAGCAGGAGTTCCTGATAATCTTAAGACTAATGAAAACAGTCTTTGGTCCCATCGAAACGGCTCTCTCGTTAATTCGTATCCCGGTAGAGTATTGTTCATTGGTAAATTAAACTCTTCGTGAACCCCATTAATATTTGATAACTTTCCACCGTCCGTTATTAAAACGATAACGGAAGTTTCTAAGAAAAAAGGGCATCTTCCTTGACCGTATGTATCTATTCCGGAAGTCATtcgatttatatttaaaatatcaaaggCTTGTTTCACTGCAACACCCATTGTTGTCATTGAATAACATTGTAAATTCTTTAATTCATTCATAAAAGTTGCTAAATTTTCTTTCCAAcctattcaaaattaaattaaaaaaatgcgaTCATTAAATTCACCAATAAACCttgaacatttattttataacttaacAACTTTGCTCAGTTATCAATTATCACCACAACcatcattaaaaacatttaaatatattaccAGCTTTAATATTATTAGGTGGATCCTCAAAAGTAAGTAACATATAACGATCAATCCTACTTTCGGGACTTCTCTGTCTCATTTTAACAAACGTTTCAACCGCTGATTTAGCAACGTCCAGTAGCGTAGTACGACCGCCAACGTATGTCCTAAAAAAATACCGATAATGTTTATATTGTGGAGATAACCTATAAAAACTAGGGGGGAATTTGCTAAACGATGGTTATATTAGCGCACCTTTGAAGCATCGAAGCCGACGTGTCAATAAGAAATACAATTATCGTCATTGTGAAGACGTTTTATGACGTTATTTCTACCTGGGCAttgtctttttttaataaaaaaaaaaacttctctTGTAACGAAACAGGTCCGTTCTCGCTAACGGTTACAAACGCTTTGAGGCTTTGACGTTATGAGGTGACAGTTGATTAATGAATATAGCCGCatttggattaattttaacCCCACCACCAAAGAAAACCATAAAATAGGTTGGGTTTAAGAAACAATAAGACGGCCgaaattagatttaattaaataaaacgaattaaacgattaattttattatacttaACGCGTTTTAAGTTAATATTTatgaattgaattaaacaattaataattttgaattgattatttttatttgttgtgggttaaaaaaataaagtaaattgtTATCTATGGATGATGATAACCGTCACATGCCGACAAAGATGGTGGGGGTTAACTCCAATGGGACAATGTTAACTTTGATTCTTTTGATGGTTTTCCACTTTGCGTGctaatttccaagaaaaaacaTGACTGTATGAGTgattattaatgaattagaAGTTTTAGTTTGATCAATTTAGTGAAGATGACGGTCACGTATACAGCAGAGGTAGCAACGAGTAGATTaggatgttttttaaaattattaacaaggTAATTATTAACGTGAAATTAtcagttttatttcatttgttttcttgtaattaatatgtcaaataaaataatttgaggttatataaACAAGTCAAATTCAAAGAAatagatttaatataaaaaattctttttttaggtGGAGAGGAAGTATTTATAAGTTAGTTTGGTTTGAACTAACAATATTCTTGGTGCTGTATTACTTTTTCAGTATTTTATATAGATGTGTATTGGTATACGATGAAAATGCTAAAAGGTATTAATAaggtttaatttaagaaattaaatgaTCTCTAAGAAATTGTATTCTTTGTTTTAgtacttttgaaaatattgttaaatattGTAAAGGTTACATGGATCTGATACCAATTTCGTTCGTTTTGGGATTTTATGTATCAATAGTTATGACGAGATGGTGGAATCAATACACAACTATTCCATTTCCTGATCCTTTGGCTGTTTTTGTTAGTTCAACAATTCATGGTATGGTAAGTTCATCAAtcttaatctttaaattaatgccattaaatttcattacaaACTTCTTTagattttgtgaaaaataatttttttaacattgatgagaagtaaattaaaaagcactcattttttaaattgaccttaaattgttatgtaaagatatgaaacaaaataaaattaattaagtgcAATTTTGCTAAACATAGTGTAATTTAAAAGCTTTAGATTTTTATGACCTTGGATGTAGCATgtttaaaatagttttcgtAATGAAATAGtccattatattttaaatttagagtgtaataattcattttacaGTAAAAGGAAAATCTGCCAAAAGAgacaagatttatttttaataattttaaaatacataaaatactTAAGCAAGTTGATTgcaatcaattattattattacgaaataatcacaaaatgtgataataatgaaataattgttattagtATTTAttctgatttaatttttatattatttcctAATTCAATtagtaaataaagaaaaaaaccataaattttgattagattagataagaaattttgatgaaaactttattttagtCTTACTATTTGATAATATATACTGAATGTTTTAGTTGTTCTCGTTTTACCAACTAATTTGTTACTATGAGTCATTTCCCAgaacttttttttctgttaaaaactaaaaactctGCGcgttatgttttattttagtttgtaacattttttacgCTTCATAGATGATTGCTTTGAGTTATGACGCAAATCGTCAAGCTTATCtattaagaatttaattaCATGATTCCGACAAAGAAAGCTAAAACCCAAACATTTTGCAAATACTTATTTTGTTATCattattttactattataCCGGGTGAGGTGAAaatagtttcaaataaaactttggGGGAAAATATTCTGTATAATAGACATAACCATCAAAGGAAATACAACCGCGATCATGGGCAGAAAAGAATATAATATAACTTCATGTaaacacaaaatttgttttcttgtttCATATGAAACATTGCtgtaaatttgaatattgcGAAATGACTTCCTATGCGCAGGACTTCAGGATGTGATAGcttgtccaaaaatttgaaaaaaagtctATCAATTTACCCTCTAAATTGTcctctaaaattaaaaccattttcgagatacagggtgttgaaatttaataaaaaaatcgttttttaccGTTTATCGTACAGAAAACAGCGTTTGTAAGCATTTTCTACTCATAATAAGCTAAGTTTTGTgcgagaaaaaatttttttaatgtcataattggtgaagattttgaaggGGTAGTAGTTGTTTTTCTCCCCAACTTCTACGTCACTGGAAAAAGTACGATTTTGAGACGCCCATTTGAACCGTCAATGTTTactacacaaaaaaggtactgtAGGTCATGATCTCTAAAGTTGACCcttttcgagaaaaatcaacttttatgttgaataacatagtcaattttttgaaataaatattttattttacagttaaacaaaatttatgtaaacgTTAGAACATCCTGAAGTCCTGCGCATATATTattaaacaccctgtatataccaTCTAAATGTGGTAAGGTcatacgaaaatttgaacaAAGCCATAATATTGTATATCCAAGAATTTCATCTGAATTAATAGAAAGTAAATTATATCAATTATTGATAAGATAATGTATAAATTGGAGAGATAGAATTTAAGGAGTTAAGAAGCgatttcgattttaatgaaattttagtttcttctatatcaaaatatttgacACTTGTTTCGGCATGTATGACCAAagcaacataacctaaccATACAGTAAGCCAATCTAATCTAAAGCAAGCCAATCACAACTCAAACCAATCACATAGCAACTCAGCTGCAAAGTAGTTTATCTTGAAAGTAAACCTCAAAGTAATCTATCTCCAAAGAAAGCCAAAGTACTTCAATCCAACCACACCTCACAACCATTTAATCTATTCAACTACAAAATAAGCCAAACAAAACTCCACTCCAAATGAAGCTAACCCAATCTCCAGTAACTCATCCACAAAGCAATCCATACCAACTCCAAATCAATCCAATCCGACTCTAAACCAAGCCAACCTGACTACAAAGTAGATTTACTTACTTGATTTATTTCCTGTCGCTCCTGGTGGAACATCTGGTCTGACGTCTCTATGTTTTCCAGACTTCCATTGCATTATGTCATCTCCGTGCTTCTTGGTGGTTCCAGTCCAGTACTGACATCTCAACCGCTCCATGAGGCTTCCTTAACGTGTGGCCAATCCATCGCCGTTTTCTCTCCTTGATTTGGTCATTAACGGGTCGTTGGTTTTCTTTTCCACGAATCTCCATTTAACCTCACGTTTATAATGCTTTGCAAGCATTGATTAATAAATgtcttataattaataaaggatGTCGAACCTGTAATTTGTTTGACATCCTCTTGGTGACTTTCCATGTTTCACACCTATATAAGAGGACTTAATATAGGTTGCTCTTGAACAAGTAACGTTTTGTTCTTTTCGAAATGATGTTATTTCACCAGATGGGTTACAAGGGCACAAATTCTGTATATTCGTTCCTAACATTATCTTGTAAGCGGTGGTGTTGGTTGTGCTTTTTTGATACCCACTATTGATTACCATGccaattttaaacttaatccaTCCACTAGTGTTTTTGCGGCGGAAGCAATAGCAATTTTGGAGGCCTTAAAGTATATAGATAGAAATATACGCCCAAATAGTAGCGTTAGTATATTCACTGATTCAAAAAGTGTCCTACTCTCTATAAAACACAGGAAACACACCTCGAGCCAGCTTTGTACCAGCTTGTTCTAGTAGAAATTTTGAACAATGTCAACAGGTTAAATGATCAAGGCCATGTGGTAAAACTTTTATGGTTTCTGTATACACAAAATTTCTGTGAAAGTAGGCAAAGTTCTGCAAATTTTACGTCCTCAAGTCTATTATACATTCCCCACTGAATACTATTTCTTTTTCCTTCAATAAGCTTTTTGATCACTCTATCCAATACTAAATAGAAAAAGTACTTGCCTCACCCCAGACTTGGTATGGTAATGATCATACCAAGTTTGGGGTATTACAGGTATACATTACCACAGAGACTGTATCGGTTCTCGTCTGAACCCCAAAGTTGGCCGatcaaaatttaaagcaaTTAAGCTCACTCCAAATCGAATCTAACTCAAGCATAATGCATGCCAATCCAACCAAATTCAAAAACAGTGAAACTGTAAAAGCAACTCATCTCATTGCAAGTCAGACGAGACACGAGTTAGATTATCTTGGGTAATCATAAAACTATTCAAACAAACTTCACATCACCCCAACATAACCCTAACGTAAACCAACCCAACTAAATCAAGTCAAACCAAAGCATACCATCGCAATGCCAAAGTAACCGAATCCACCCTGCTTGCAATCTGACATTAAAGCAAGGCAATCCAACAACAAAGCAAGATAACCAACCCAACTGTGAAGTAAGTGAACTCTAAAATAAATCCATCCATAAAAAGCAACCCCATCTATTGTGATTCAAGCATGGCACAAATTCAAGCCAACTTTGACTTTAGTAGTGTTTCTTTCTTTCCACTTTATAGCCTTGATACTTTGAtgtctttataaatattttaacaatttttatatctttctcTTCTAGATCTACCATTATCATATGCGGTATCTTAGTCCAAATTGAATCTGTCGAAAGAAATTCCAACATACATCATTCACCAGTTGAAGAATTTCCAATTTCTTGTAACACAAGACTTTTGTCGATGcagatataaattttgttgagCCACATGATCCTAAGTGCGTGTTTTAATCTATATTTcaaggaaaaattttttaataattaattttccattGTTAAAGAATcagatttaaattattgtcATCTTCGGCATATCTCCCTAATTTGGTTTGAGAACAATTTTGGTATTGTTGATATGAATATTTTGGATTCTGTGGGTTTTTGGTAAAAAAGCTGGTAAAGTTAATGTTTAGAacgttaattatttaatataagaaGTTTTATCATGTCTATTATGATACAACCTACGATCACCTGCTGCAATCAAACAACGATTCGACTTCTTTAAAATTacctaaatattttaaataccttaaaataatttactccttttttcttgattttttccATCCTTAAATgcccaattttttaaattactcgAAACAAACATATtacataacttaaaaacaaggTTTATTTACCGTTTAATTCCGAGAACGCATTCTGTTTAAGCTTAAATTATCGTGTAAACAATTttgtgtttaataattttttttttgttataggATGAAGGTGGTCGAATGATGCGACGTACAATAATGCGTTACGTCTGTCTTTGCATAACAATAA
Proteins encoded:
- the LOC111418087 gene encoding integrator complex subunit 6-A; this translates as MTIIVFLIDTSASMLQRTYVGGRTTLLDVAKSAVETFVKMRQRSPESRIDRYMLLTFEDPPNNIKAGWKENLATFMNELKNLQCYSMTTMGVAVKQAFDILNINRMTSGIDTYGQGRCPFFLETSVIVLITDGGKLSNINGVHEEFNLPMNNTLPGYELTREPFRWDQRLFSLVLRLSGTPAIERDTGLVPSDSSPIDAMCEVTGGRSYCITSHRMLNQCIDSLVQKVQNGVVINFEKIGPDPPLTVNEKGDEIKDEFVKDDFAQELPNVNERAIQNTSWYTCRKMIYVPRSTQKGYPVGFWPLPESFWPDSTGSMLPPRTAHPNVKFTCTSSDPMVIENLPFDKYELEPSPLTQFILARKQPTICWQVFVANSYKNSDVGHPFGYLKASTNLNCVNLFVMPYNYPVLLPLLDELFKVHRCKPTNDWRNQFQNYLRTLPVYYATPLRRALTRMGAPVALASSLVPENADNCLSYSVMNYLKKMKNQAKNEYDRLCNEIIQRQSSMPSKAIFNTPEQFRILPKVTLKKDLISHPLLVDKFSNLKEQLMEQGNLFVGALDKERHTVSFRNAFDIPRNRLMQQVARMRNNFLQSDYVALDQDSAHSLPISQMGNYQEYLKKQTPQLREIESAPVRQHMFGNPFKIDKRMMVDEADIDLVGAPGTNKSNKRPNTDLTANNRPSKRKPGPLPRDLVVRRPSATDSLTPPQSPLIPFAPSPVPWLNAIDKEIINIEEKPNLSTVVAVNGLDSNVILERPRSPSPTLDVPFYNSSEPFTPIRPSLNQHTYSSVENNHQNDNTYSMNYDSDISQILKEANNINNSVIKERTEEVKPQNISFDTKQEIDEQNLQIRKTLNMLVRRPGRNFKELFENIKTLKGDTQVQVAIVKLVIQESLRFKRRHLANLLEEHIQNSARHLGVHHHHHHLHNPNST